From one Rubrobacter xylanophilus genomic stretch:
- a CDS encoding type IV pilus twitching motility protein PilT has translation MSGAVAENGLADFLLEMLEAGASDLHLTAGSPPVVRVDGEVRPLDHPPLTPATTRDLVYDILTDEQRRRLENDWELDFSYSVPGAARFRVNVYFQRGSLGAAFRAVPNEIKSLNELGLPPVVESLTEKPRGLVLVTGPTGSGKSTTLAAMIDRINETRSGHIMSIEDPIEFLHRHKRCIVNQREVASDTRSFAAALRHVLRQDPDVILVGEMRDLETISLAVTAAETGHLVFGTLHTQDAPQTVDRIVDVFPPHQQGQVRAQLANALQGIVTQTLLKRREGRGRVVACEVLVATPGVRNLIREGKNHQLYSAMQTGGKFGMQTLDAALASLVRRGLVSPEEAGRHAANPDELRRLGGTGGARGAF, from the coding sequence ATGAGCGGCGCGGTGGCGGAGAACGGGCTCGCGGACTTCCTGCTCGAGATGCTCGAGGCGGGGGCCAGCGACCTGCACCTCACGGCGGGAAGTCCGCCGGTGGTCCGGGTGGACGGCGAGGTGCGACCGCTGGACCACCCCCCGCTCACCCCGGCAACCACCCGCGACCTCGTCTACGACATCCTCACCGACGAGCAGCGGCGGCGCCTGGAGAACGACTGGGAGCTGGACTTCTCCTACTCGGTCCCCGGCGCGGCCCGCTTCCGGGTCAACGTCTATTTCCAGCGGGGGTCGCTCGGGGCGGCCTTCCGGGCCGTCCCCAACGAGATAAAGAGCCTGAACGAGCTGGGGCTGCCGCCAGTCGTGGAGTCCCTCACCGAGAAGCCGCGCGGGCTCGTACTCGTCACCGGGCCCACCGGCAGCGGCAAGTCCACCACCCTCGCCGCCATGATCGACCGGATAAACGAGACCCGCAGCGGCCACATCATGAGCATCGAGGACCCCATAGAGTTTTTGCACCGGCACAAGCGGTGCATCGTCAACCAGCGGGAGGTCGCCTCGGACACCCGCAGCTTCGCCGCGGCGCTCCGGCACGTGCTGCGACAGGACCCGGACGTGATCCTGGTGGGCGAGATGCGGGATCTGGAGACCATCTCGCTCGCGGTGACCGCCGCGGAGACCGGGCACCTGGTCTTCGGGACGCTGCACACCCAGGACGCCCCGCAGACCGTGGACCGGATCGTGGACGTCTTCCCGCCCCACCAGCAGGGCCAGGTGCGCGCGCAGCTGGCCAACGCGCTGCAGGGCATCGTCACCCAGACGCTCCTGAAGCGGCGCGAGGGGCGCGGGAGGGTGGTGGCCTGCGAGGTGCTGGTGGCCACCCCGGGGGTCCGCAACCTCATCCGGGAGGGCAAGAACCACCAGCTCTACTCGGCCATGCAGACCGGTGGGAAGTTCGGGATGCAGACGCTGGACGCCGCGCTGGCCAGCCTCGTGCGCCGGGGGCTCGTCTCCCCCGAGGAGGCCGGGCGGCACGCGGCGAACCCCGACGAGCTGCGGCGGCTCGGCGGGACGGGCGGCGCGCGGGGGGCCTTCTAG
- a CDS encoding sigma-70 family RNA polymerase sigma factor — MLEQRTTRYGKTDPAGLVAAYREHGDRRALERLFASQGALLGSIVRRYAGSSREPREDLLQAGYVGLMKAVNGYDPSCGASFGSYAYAMMEGEIRHHLRDSGLVRRPRWASSLHARISEATARLTRELGRPPLPEEVAREANITPEGLKELMKLYFATNVSSLDEEPDIGAIRSLHYESFSLPVEDRIWLEEALESLSELQRRAVYLFFYKDLTQTEIGRRLGVSQRKVSRLVASALRNLARGLEPGSGGKCDPVT, encoded by the coding sequence TTGCTGGAGCAGAGAACCACCCGTTATGGCAAGACCGACCCCGCCGGGCTCGTCGCGGCCTACCGCGAGCACGGCGACCGCCGGGCGCTGGAGCGGCTGTTCGCCTCCCAGGGGGCGCTGCTCGGGAGCATCGTCCGCCGCTACGCGGGCTCCTCGCGGGAACCCCGCGAGGATCTGCTGCAGGCGGGCTACGTGGGGCTCATGAAGGCCGTGAACGGCTACGACCCCTCATGCGGGGCGAGCTTCGGCTCCTACGCCTACGCGATGATGGAGGGGGAGATCCGGCACCACCTCCGGGACTCGGGGCTGGTGCGCCGTCCCCGGTGGGCATCCAGCCTCCACGCCCGGATCTCGGAGGCGACCGCCCGGCTCACCCGCGAGCTGGGCCGCCCCCCGCTCCCCGAGGAGGTCGCCCGGGAGGCCAACATCACCCCGGAGGGCCTAAAGGAGCTGATGAAGCTCTACTTCGCCACCAACGTCTCTTCGCTCGACGAAGAGCCGGACATCGGCGCCATCCGCAGCCTTCATTACGAGAGCTTCTCCCTGCCCGTGGAGGACCGCATCTGGCTCGAGGAGGCTCTCGAGTCCCTGAGCGAGCTGCAGCGCAGGGCCGTCTACCTCTTCTTCTACAAAGACCTCACGCAGACCGAGATAGGGCGCCGCCTCGGCGTCTCCCAGCGGAAGGTCTCCCGGCTCGTGGCCTCGGCGTTAAGGAACCTCGCCCGCGGCCTCGAACCCGGAAGCGGCGGCAAGTGCGACCCGGTGACCTGA
- a CDS encoding pilus assembly FimT family protein, with amino-acid sequence MRTGTQGSNTEEGFTLPELMTAIAIMGILLAIAIIILLGILEQRRVDAAANQLAADLRLAHARATNQLTDWRVVLVPERAAEEEGPDYWLVKLREPYDSGEPTPTVVVSFPRTFPANVKVRDHNPALKDPSPAETWMAPPSSPGTTRTLEFNSDGSAWARYGPNGSVRITIDGDPERRVVFLSATSRIRID; translated from the coding sequence GTGCGCACCGGAACGCAAGGCAGCAATACCGAGGAGGGCTTCACCTTGCCCGAGCTCATGACCGCCATCGCCATAATGGGGATACTCCTCGCCATAGCCATCATCATCCTGCTCGGCATCCTGGAGCAGCGCCGGGTGGACGCCGCGGCGAACCAGCTCGCCGCCGACCTGCGGCTCGCCCACGCCCGGGCGACCAACCAGCTCACGGACTGGCGGGTGGTCCTCGTCCCCGAACGGGCTGCCGAGGAAGAGGGGCCGGACTACTGGCTGGTGAAGCTCCGCGAGCCCTACGACAGCGGGGAGCCCACCCCCACCGTCGTGGTGAGCTTCCCCCGTACCTTCCCCGCCAACGTAAAGGTGCGAGACCATAACCCTGCCCTGAAGGACCCCTCCCCCGCAGAGACCTGGATGGCTCCTCCCTCCTCCCCGGGCACCACCCGCACCCTGGAGTTCAACTCGGATGGCTCGGCGTGGGCCCGGTACGGCCCGAACGGCTCCGTCAGGATAACCATCGACGGTGACCCGGAGCGCAGGGTGGTCTTTCTCTCGGCAACCTCGAGGATCCGGATTGATTGA
- a CDS encoding PilW family protein: MNQLRGGEEGFTLAEMMVTIVIMLAVFFALHAVFETSMRIFSFSNNKVEAVENARVGMERMVRELRMAYPYGKASSPPDERLLSTMGETQITFGNDLDGDRRVEISDEQISYFLDGRRLMRRAGDSLAQPVAEGVSGLRIKYLKNSGGTLVTATTESEVETVRISLEVRVNRGGEPGTQTLIYQVGLKNR, from the coding sequence ATGAACCAGCTGCGCGGCGGAGAGGAAGGCTTCACCCTCGCGGAGATGATGGTGACCATCGTCATCATGCTCGCCGTCTTCTTCGCGCTCCACGCGGTCTTCGAAACAAGCATGAGGATCTTCAGCTTCAGCAACAACAAGGTCGAGGCCGTGGAGAACGCCCGGGTCGGGATGGAGCGGATGGTCCGGGAACTCCGGATGGCCTATCCCTACGGCAAGGCCTCTTCCCCGCCCGACGAACGCCTGCTCTCAACCATGGGCGAGACCCAGATCACCTTCGGCAACGACCTCGACGGCGACCGCAGGGTGGAGATCTCAGACGAGCAGATCTCCTATTTTCTCGACGGCCGGAGGCTCATGCGTCGGGCGGGTGATAGCCTCGCCCAGCCCGTGGCGGAAGGCGTGTCCGGCCTCCGGATCAAGTACCTGAAGAACAGCGGCGGCACCCTCGTCACTGCCACCACCGAGAGCGAGGTGGAGACGGTGCGGATCTCCCTGGAGGTGCGGGTGAACCGCGGCGGAGAGCCCGGAACCCAGACTTTGATCTACCAGGTGGGATTGAAAAACCGGTGA
- a CDS encoding putative bifunctional diguanylate cyclase/phosphodiesterase: protein MTQAGGRGESPGPSEGGAGNGGTAPGWAVLAAVLLLLSAGILAGSGLREHARQDQRALLLLGEIEARAYLLSSLSWEAAARDGTSPALAAREREVLSAALRDIGELRSLDATREREQSAARRVARAFREYAATLDEGPAEQTGEAAGRLRDALEEAERIYAADARRTALLADAGGVLGLLAAATAAGLLYVRYSRAREAAAAAEAERRALRRSEELFRHRALHDPLTGLPNRTLFQERLRQALSRPGTPGRVAVLFMDLDNFKVVNDSLGHEVGDRLLVAVSRRLRGCLRSTDVAARLGGDEFTVLLEDFSGTRCPEEVSRRILRELGKPFVVEGHTLFVEASVGVATDADDGERPEDLLRAADVALYRAKAAGKNRYHVFDREGDAPELERLRLENELREAAANGELELFYQPVYSLELGRAVGMEALLRWNHPRRGTMLPGQFIPMAEETGLIVPVGRWVLEEAVRQAREWERSLPAGAAPMVGVNLSLRQFQNPGLVEHVARLLRESGLDPSLLTLEITESVAMHDVPATVEILERLNAMGVWLVIDDFGTGNSSIAYVGSRFRMNHLKLDGTFVREFLDDPENPTILPGLIDFAHTVGLRVIAEGVETRGQFERLRELGCEFVQGYYVAPPLPAGEATKLLAGRIPLFGGEPPRERGGHKERRSKDAQDRAYR from the coding sequence ATGACTCAGGCCGGAGGACGCGGGGAATCCCCCGGCCCCTCCGAGGGGGGAGCCGGTAACGGCGGAACAGCCCCGGGGTGGGCGGTCTTAGCCGCCGTGCTGCTGTTGCTCTCCGCCGGGATCCTGGCGGGCTCCGGGCTGCGCGAGCACGCCCGGCAGGACCAGCGGGCGCTCCTGCTGCTCGGGGAGATAGAGGCCCGCGCCTACCTTCTCAGCTCCCTGAGCTGGGAGGCCGCAGCGCGGGACGGAACCTCCCCGGCGCTCGCCGCGCGGGAGCGCGAGGTCCTGTCCGCGGCCCTGCGGGACATCGGCGAGCTGAGGTCGCTCGATGCCACCCGGGAGCGCGAACAGTCGGCGGCCCGCCGGGTGGCGCGGGCCTTCCGGGAGTACGCCGCAACCCTCGACGAAGGTCCCGCTGAGCAAACCGGGGAGGCGGCCGGGAGGCTGCGCGACGCTCTCGAGGAGGCGGAGCGGATCTACGCCGCCGACGCCCGGCGGACGGCACTGCTGGCCGATGCGGGAGGCGTGCTCGGGCTCCTCGCCGCGGCGACCGCCGCCGGACTGCTCTACGTGCGCTACTCCCGGGCGCGGGAGGCGGCGGCCGCCGCCGAGGCCGAGCGCCGGGCGCTGCGCCGCAGCGAGGAGCTCTTCCGCCACCGGGCGCTCCATGACCCCCTCACCGGCCTGCCCAACCGCACCCTCTTCCAGGAGCGGCTCCGCCAGGCCCTCTCACGCCCCGGAACACCGGGGAGGGTGGCGGTGCTGTTCATGGACCTGGACAACTTCAAGGTGGTAAACGACTCCCTGGGACACGAGGTGGGAGACCGGCTGCTCGTGGCTGTCAGCCGCCGCCTCAGAGGGTGCCTGCGCTCGACCGACGTGGCCGCGCGGCTCGGCGGCGACGAGTTCACCGTGCTGCTGGAGGACTTCTCCGGGACCCGGTGCCCCGAGGAGGTCTCCCGGAGGATACTGCGGGAGCTCGGGAAGCCCTTCGTCGTCGAGGGGCACACCCTCTTCGTCGAGGCCAGCGTCGGCGTGGCCACCGACGCCGACGACGGCGAGCGCCCCGAGGATCTGCTGCGGGCCGCCGACGTTGCGCTCTACCGGGCCAAGGCGGCGGGCAAGAACCGTTACCACGTCTTCGACCGGGAGGGGGACGCCCCCGAGCTGGAGCGTCTGCGGCTCGAGAACGAGCTGCGGGAGGCGGCGGCGAACGGGGAGCTGGAGCTCTTCTACCAGCCGGTCTACTCGCTGGAGCTCGGCAGGGCCGTGGGGATGGAGGCCCTTCTGCGCTGGAACCATCCCCGCCGCGGGACCATGCTCCCCGGCCAGTTCATCCCCATGGCGGAGGAGACCGGGCTGATAGTCCCCGTTGGCCGGTGGGTGCTGGAGGAGGCCGTGCGGCAGGCCCGCGAGTGGGAGCGGAGCCTGCCGGCGGGAGCGGCCCCCATGGTCGGGGTCAACCTCTCGCTGCGCCAGTTCCAGAACCCGGGGCTCGTCGAGCACGTCGCCCGGCTCTTGAGGGAGAGCGGGCTGGATCCCTCCCTGCTGACGCTGGAGATCACCGAGAGCGTCGCCATGCACGACGTCCCCGCCACCGTCGAAATCCTGGAGCGGCTCAACGCCATGGGAGTCTGGCTCGTCATAGACGACTTCGGCACGGGCAACAGCTCCATCGCCTACGTGGGCAGCCGCTTCAGGATGAACCACCTCAAGCTGGACGGCACCTTCGTGAGAGAGTTCCTGGACGACCCGGAGAACCCCACGATCCTCCCGGGCCTCATAGACTTCGCCCACACGGTGGGCCTCCGGGTGATAGCCGAGGGGGTGGAGACCCGGGGGCAGTTCGAGCGCCTGAGGGAGCTGGGCTGCGAGTTCGTGCAGGGCTACTACGTGGCGCCGCCGCTGCCGGCCGGAGAGGCCACGAAGCTGCTCGCCGGGAGAATCCCCCTCTTCGGCGGCGAACCGCCGCGGGAGAGGGGCGGACACAAAGAGCGGAGGAGCAAAGATGCACAGGATAGAGCTTACCGCTGA
- a CDS encoding GspE/PulE family protein, with protein MTTRTTAGGEKNRSVWSLLLSEGRLTEEQLHRAVEAQRHDPRDLGQILVSLGYISAEDLARARARRLGLGYLEPSERDVDPAALGLVPEKVLRRHRALPLRIEGGRLVAALADPTDLQALDDLRMLSGHPVTPVVATEEAIRRLQIKLFAVDERVSGLLREAASGDERENDDLDLGAGAGAEERPIIRLVSSILQQAISDGASDIHLEPHPGRLAVRVRVDGLLRETMSIPRRLQSGVVSRLKLVSGLDIAERRLPQDGRFSVRIGEQKVDFRVASLPTVHGEKLVLRLLDNSHAAARLPELGLSPELYRRYEEVFRRPYGAVLVTGPTGSGKSTTLYATLAELNSPQKNIITVEDPVEYRIEGINQIQVNPRIGLSFASALRSILRSDPDIVMIGEIRDHETAKIAVESALTGHLVLATLHTSDAPGALTRLTDMGVEPFLTASAVDCVIAQRLARRLCERCRKPQEPDRKLLENIGFPFELLSGEETNFHQAVGCEWCGGTGYRGRIGIYELMLVDEVVGELVLRRASTAEISRAAEAAGMVRLREDALLKAARGITTVEEALRTVV; from the coding sequence ATGACGACACGAACGACCGCGGGCGGAGAGAAGAACCGCAGCGTCTGGAGCCTCTTGCTCTCGGAGGGCAGGCTCACCGAGGAGCAGCTGCACCGGGCGGTCGAGGCGCAGAGGCACGACCCGCGGGATCTCGGCCAGATCCTCGTCTCCCTCGGGTACATCTCGGCGGAGGATCTGGCGCGGGCCCGGGCGCGGCGGCTCGGGCTCGGGTACCTGGAGCCCTCCGAGCGGGACGTGGACCCGGCCGCGCTCGGCCTCGTTCCGGAGAAGGTGCTGCGCCGCCACCGGGCGCTTCCCCTGCGCATCGAGGGAGGGAGGCTCGTAGCGGCCCTCGCAGACCCCACCGACCTGCAGGCGCTCGACGACCTGCGGATGCTCTCCGGCCACCCTGTCACCCCCGTGGTGGCCACCGAAGAGGCCATCCGCAGGCTCCAGATAAAGCTCTTCGCCGTCGACGAGCGGGTCAGCGGCCTCCTGAGGGAGGCGGCCAGCGGGGACGAACGGGAGAACGACGACCTCGACCTCGGAGCCGGCGCGGGGGCCGAGGAGCGCCCCATCATCCGGCTGGTGAGCTCCATCCTGCAGCAGGCCATCTCCGACGGGGCCTCGGACATCCACCTCGAGCCACACCCCGGCAGGCTCGCCGTGAGAGTCCGGGTGGACGGGCTGCTCCGGGAGACGATGTCCATCCCGCGCCGGCTGCAGAGCGGGGTCGTCTCCCGGCTCAAGCTCGTCTCCGGGCTGGACATCGCCGAGCGCCGGCTGCCGCAGGACGGACGGTTCTCCGTCAGGATCGGGGAGCAGAAGGTGGACTTCCGGGTGGCCTCGCTGCCCACCGTCCACGGGGAGAAGCTGGTGCTGCGGTTGCTGGACAACTCCCACGCCGCCGCCAGGCTTCCGGAGCTCGGGCTCTCCCCGGAGCTCTACCGCCGCTACGAGGAGGTCTTCCGCAGACCCTACGGGGCGGTGCTCGTCACCGGCCCCACCGGCAGCGGCAAGTCCACCACCCTGTACGCCACGCTCGCCGAGCTCAACAGCCCCCAGAAGAACATAATCACCGTGGAGGACCCGGTGGAGTACAGGATAGAGGGGATAAACCAGATCCAGGTGAACCCCCGCATCGGGTTGAGCTTCGCCTCGGCCCTCAGGAGCATCCTGCGCAGCGACCCGGACATCGTGATGATCGGGGAGATCCGGGACCACGAGACGGCCAAGATCGCCGTGGAGTCCGCGCTGACCGGGCACCTGGTTCTGGCCACCCTGCACACCAGCGACGCCCCCGGGGCGCTCACCCGCCTCACCGACATGGGGGTGGAGCCCTTCCTGACCGCCTCCGCGGTGGACTGCGTCATCGCCCAGCGGCTGGCCCGCCGGCTGTGCGAGCGGTGCCGGAAGCCCCAGGAACCGGACAGGAAACTTCTGGAGAACATCGGCTTCCCCTTCGAGCTGCTCTCCGGAGAGGAGACGAACTTCCACCAGGCGGTGGGCTGCGAGTGGTGTGGCGGGACCGGCTACCGGGGCAGGATCGGCATCTACGAGCTGATGCTGGTCGACGAGGTGGTGGGAGAGCTCGTCCTGCGCCGTGCCTCCACGGCGGAGATCTCCCGGGCGGCGGAGGCCGCCGGGATGGTGCGGCTGCGCGAGGATGCGCTCCTGAAGGCCGCCCGCGGGATAACGACGGTGGAGGAAGCGTTGAGGACGGTGGTATGA
- a CDS encoding TauD/TfdA family dioxygenase: protein MHRIELTAEEVEQALPVVREALARHGSVENPSFLEEATVYAHELPRRLRAFLNAFRLREPSGVCVVAGYPVDDAEIGPTPSDWRKPAEKPPAAEHEVFLALCGSLLGDLFAWAHQRDGLICQDLVPIERDAEAMLGSGSALELVWHTEDARYAYRGDYIGLMCLRNPDAVPTTYASIDDVELDPERAAPLFEPRFVFRPDPSHPTDKGCEQAAVLFGDPSSPYLRFDPYSMDRPEDEEARAAMDYLAGELDRRLTGVALRPGECLFIDNYKVVHGRSAFKARFDGTDRWLKRVNVTRDLRRSRSARKGVAGRLMF, encoded by the coding sequence ATGCACAGGATAGAGCTTACCGCTGAAGAAGTGGAGCAGGCCCTTCCGGTCGTGAGGGAGGCCCTCGCCCGGCACGGCTCGGTCGAGAACCCCTCCTTCCTGGAAGAGGCCACCGTCTACGCCCACGAGCTGCCCCGGCGGCTGCGGGCCTTCCTGAACGCCTTCAGGCTCAGGGAGCCCTCGGGGGTCTGCGTCGTCGCCGGCTACCCGGTGGACGACGCGGAGATCGGACCGACCCCCTCCGACTGGCGCAAGCCCGCCGAAAAGCCCCCGGCCGCAGAGCACGAGGTCTTTCTGGCCCTCTGCGGCTCGCTGCTCGGGGATCTCTTCGCGTGGGCCCACCAGCGGGACGGTTTGATCTGCCAGGACCTCGTCCCCATAGAGCGGGACGCAGAGGCGATGCTCGGCTCGGGCAGCGCGCTGGAGCTCGTCTGGCACACCGAGGATGCCCGCTACGCCTACCGCGGGGACTACATCGGGCTCATGTGCCTGCGCAACCCGGATGCAGTCCCCACCACCTACGCCTCGATAGACGACGTCGAGCTCGACCCCGAACGGGCCGCCCCACTCTTCGAGCCGCGCTTCGTCTTCAGGCCCGACCCCTCACATCCCACAGACAAAGGCTGCGAGCAGGCCGCAGTACTCTTCGGCGATCCTTCCTCTCCCTACCTCCGCTTCGACCCCTACTCCATGGACCGTCCAGAGGACGAGGAGGCCCGCGCCGCGATGGACTACCTCGCCGGAGAGCTGGACCGGCGCCTGACCGGCGTCGCCCTGCGCCCGGGCGAGTGCCTGTTCATAGACAACTACAAGGTCGTCCACGGCAGGAGCGCCTTCAAGGCCCGCTTCGACGGCACCGACCGCTGGCTCAAGCGGGTCAACGTCACCCGGGACCTGCGCCGCTCGCGCTCAGCCCGCAAGGGCGTGGCCGGACGGCTGATGTTCTAG
- a CDS encoding RDD family protein codes for MSHQAFSTGQPASPAQEVHVTGRRVLATIVDGIFFFFLFLPLNLITGLAGAASGSEEVAAGLSFLASLIALPVGFAYYVLTEGYWGRTLGKAVCGIRVIREDGGTPGFGPAAIRTILRLVDGLFGYLVAFVVVLASERRQRLGDMAARTLVVRG; via the coding sequence ATGAGCCATCAGGCATTCAGCACCGGCCAACCAGCCTCCCCGGCGCAGGAGGTGCACGTCACCGGCCGCCGGGTGCTGGCGACGATCGTGGACGGGATCTTTTTCTTCTTCCTCTTTTTGCCGCTCAACCTGATCACGGGCCTGGCCGGGGCGGCGAGCGGGAGCGAGGAGGTCGCGGCCGGCCTCTCCTTCCTCGCCTCCCTGATAGCCCTCCCCGTAGGCTTCGCCTACTACGTGCTGACGGAGGGCTACTGGGGAAGGACGCTGGGCAAGGCCGTCTGCGGCATAAGGGTAATCCGGGAGGACGGCGGTACCCCGGGCTTCGGCCCCGCCGCCATAAGGACCATACTGCGGCTGGTGGACGGCCTCTTCGGCTACCTGGTCGCCTTCGTGGTGGTGCTCGCCTCCGAGAGGCGACAGCGGCTCGGGGACATGGCCGCCCGCACCCTCGTCGTCCGCGGGTAG
- a CDS encoding type II secretion system F family protein: MGVFAYKARDRRGRLVRDTVEGSDPMAVAAALRSQGLLVIEVKEQGIGQKDLLEPFKRVRLGDLVVFTRQLATMINAGLPIVRALHILAEQTTNKKLRDVVEKVRADVEAGMALSEALERHPEVFGRLYVEMVRAGEVGGVLDQVLLRVASQLEKDQELRRKIKSALAYPAVVLVAAVLAAAFMLIFIVPIFARMFEDLGGTLPLPTRIAMGVSDLLTGFGGLALAGALAGGGFLFVRWIRTEEGRKVWGRAVLRIPLRIGDTVQKGVLARFARTLGSLVAAGVPILQAIEITATSSGNWVVENALLKSRDAIREGQPLHRPLEGEGVFPPMVTRMVAIGEETGDLEGMLGKIADFYESEVEAAVKALTSIIEPVMIVVVGGIVGGIIISMYLPMFRIFELIE; the protein is encoded by the coding sequence GTGGGCGTCTTCGCATACAAGGCCCGCGACCGCCGGGGACGGCTCGTCCGGGACACCGTGGAGGGTTCGGACCCGATGGCGGTAGCGGCGGCGCTGCGCAGTCAGGGGCTCCTGGTCATCGAGGTCAAGGAGCAGGGCATCGGGCAGAAGGACCTTTTGGAGCCCTTCAAGCGGGTGCGGCTGGGGGACCTCGTGGTCTTCACCCGGCAGCTCGCCACCATGATCAACGCCGGGCTGCCCATCGTGCGGGCGCTCCACATCCTCGCCGAGCAGACCACCAACAAGAAGCTCCGGGACGTCGTGGAGAAGGTGCGTGCGGACGTGGAGGCCGGGATGGCGCTCTCGGAGGCGCTGGAGCGGCACCCGGAGGTCTTCGGGCGGCTGTACGTGGAGATGGTGCGGGCCGGGGAGGTCGGCGGGGTGCTGGACCAGGTGCTCCTCAGGGTCGCCTCCCAGCTGGAGAAGGATCAGGAGCTGCGGCGCAAGATAAAGAGCGCCCTCGCCTACCCGGCGGTGGTGCTGGTGGCGGCGGTGCTCGCCGCGGCGTTCATGCTGATCTTCATCGTCCCCATCTTCGCCCGGATGTTCGAGGATTTGGGCGGGACGCTCCCGCTGCCCACCCGGATCGCCATGGGCGTCTCCGACCTCCTCACCGGCTTCGGCGGGCTCGCCCTGGCGGGGGCGCTAGCGGGCGGGGGCTTCCTGTTTGTGCGCTGGATCCGGACCGAGGAGGGCCGGAAGGTCTGGGGACGGGCCGTACTCCGGATTCCGCTCAGGATCGGGGATACCGTCCAGAAGGGGGTGCTCGCCCGCTTCGCCCGCACGCTCGGCTCGCTCGTCGCCGCCGGGGTTCCCATCCTGCAGGCCATAGAGATCACCGCGACCTCCTCCGGCAACTGGGTGGTCGAGAACGCGCTGCTGAAGAGCCGTGACGCCATCCGGGAGGGCCAGCCGCTCCACCGGCCGCTGGAGGGCGAGGGCGTCTTCCCCCCGATGGTCACCCGGATGGTCGCCATCGGCGAGGAGACAGGAGATCTGGAGGGGATGCTCGGCAAGATAGCCGACTTCTACGAGTCCGAGGTGGAGGCGGCGGTCAAGGCCCTCACCTCCATCATAGAGCCGGTCATGATCGTGGTCGTCGGGGGGATCGTGGGCGGGATCATCATCTCCATGTACCTGCCGATGTTCAGGATCTTCGAGCTCATCGAGTAA
- a CDS encoding type IV pilus modification PilV family protein, whose protein sequence is MIEKLRKEAGYSLVEVMVSILILTMAIIPMVAMFDVGLRSATLGGNYDRARAFAAGKLEETKRLPYEQLKARYPVSAAPTVLPATGSGLPQGSTYAVDTDYLRVSGEQFVTDNSRDRGLMRVTVTVTWPQGSYTTMGLKAR, encoded by the coding sequence TTGATTGAGAAGCTCCGCAAAGAGGCCGGCTACTCGCTGGTGGAGGTTATGGTCTCCATCCTGATCCTCACCATGGCCATCATCCCCATGGTCGCGATGTTCGACGTGGGGCTCCGGAGCGCCACCCTCGGCGGCAACTACGACAGGGCCCGGGCGTTCGCCGCCGGCAAGCTGGAGGAGACGAAAAGGCTCCCCTACGAACAGCTCAAGGCCAGATATCCCGTCTCCGCGGCTCCCACGGTGCTCCCCGCAACCGGTTCGGGTCTGCCACAGGGCTCCACCTACGCCGTGGACACCGACTACCTCCGGGTCTCGGGCGAGCAGTTCGTCACGGACAACTCCCGTGACAGGGGTTTAATGAGGGTGACGGTGACCGTCACGTGGCCGCAGGGAAGCTACACGACCATGGGGCTGAAAGCCAGATGA
- a CDS encoding type IV pilin protein produces MLHWFGRRLREMQEKGRDERGFTLIELLVVVIIIGILAAIAIPTFLNQRERAWNAAAQSELRNMAAAATSCSVENGGAYDSPNNCHEVDTLRDFGWNDDSDVDQNITSTGANVWSATATHTNGGNTYVFTTDESDPNAGQVVEQ; encoded by the coding sequence ATGCTGCACTGGTTCGGGCGCAGGTTGCGCGAGATGCAGGAGAAGGGCAGGGACGAGCGGGGCTTCACTCTCATAGAGCTGCTGGTCGTCGTGATCATCATCGGCATCCTCGCCGCCATAGCAATACCAACCTTCCTCAACCAGCGGGAGAGGGCATGGAATGCGGCAGCGCAGTCCGAACTGAGAAACATGGCCGCAGCCGCCACTTCGTGCTCGGTCGAAAACGGCGGCGCCTATGACTCTCCCAACAACTGTCATGAGGTCGACACGCTCCGGGACTTCGGATGGAACGATGACTCGGATGTAGATCAGAACATAACCTCCACCGGCGCGAACGTCTGGTCGGCAACGGCCACCCACACCAACGGCGGAAACACCTACGTCTTCACCACCGACGAGTCCGACCCCAACGCAGGCCAGGTAGTCGAGCAGTAA